One Nicotiana tomentosiformis chromosome 1, ASM39032v3, whole genome shotgun sequence genomic window, AAATCCACAGAGTTGATTGGTTTTCGATTAGAGGATGTAACAGGACAATGGTGGAGAGGTTACAAGAAGGCCAGAGATTCTACATTACCGCCCCTTACTTGGCCACAATTCAAAGAAGCTTTCAGGGCCAAGTTATTTCCTAACAATCAGATGGATGAGCTCCGACGTCAGTTCGAAGATCTTAAACAGGGTACTATGTCAGTGACTGAATATGAGACGGAATTTACAAATTTGGAAGAGTATGCACCTAATTTGATACCGACAGAGAGAGAAAAGTTGAGAAGGATCATTGAATGCTTGAATCCACATATGGCAAAAGATATGACTTCACATCATGGTGACAACACTTATTTCCAGGTTGTCAATATCGCTACGCGTAAGGAGGAGTTTGGTAAAATTGCTAGGGAAGCTAGATAAAACAGCAAGAATGCTAGAACAACAGGTAGTTATAGTGGATTTTTAGTTGGGCGGTAAGAACACGAATCATTCAACTCGCATACAATCAATAGCTCCACTCATACATGGCCAGCGGAGTAATGGTCAGACCCCTCAGGGGAAAAGTTCAACTAGTCAGGGCCAACCTCGGTTGTCCTATCCTATGTATCCTTCATGTAGCAAAGTACATCTAGGGAATTGCCTTTTGAGTCATAAAGGTTGTTTCCACTGTCACGATCCAACTCATATTAAGAGAAACTGTCCATAGCTTGGACAAGCTCCAGGGAAAGCTCCAACCACTCAAGCAGCATCCATGGGTAATTCTATAGATGCgccttgtcacgccccgaactcagggagcgcgaccggtgctgaaccgagtgaacccagtcgagcaagcctatgcTACATCAACATCTCATCGTAAATCATGCATGAtatatcaaaacataattagatcttgactttaatattgaatacatttggcttaGTGGCCCATaaattgttttcttctttttctctcgtAATGAGGACATAACTTCATAAATATCTTTGAATATAAATACATGACGAAACGCAAAACTTAAGTCCATGACCCACAGTGGACATGGAGCTTCTATTACAATAAATACCTAATTACATAAAACCAACTAGACTCGAATATCCACTGTaattgtagcgggctcaccataatctgatgcatagaagatccctatcaaagatccatatcatcctatagaagtatacctgcatccattaaaagatgcagcacccacagaaaaagggacgtgagtataTTGGAATAGTACTCATAAGTAAGGCAGTCAACACAACATATAAaatatggtaactcaaataagaggcaaataaagtatataaagaaaCTACGATACAtcccatagaatcacatttcaagtattattatacttgcatcattctaaacatcttttaggatcaactcagccatatgaactatacgtaaaatacataatataatgtaattgaaataacatgtacaaacaaggccgcCCAAGCAAAGTCGTCCATACAAACAAGGTCGTCCATGTACAAACAAGGTCGTCCACAAACAACATGTCTACGTTAACAAGGCGTCTCACTAGACTTTCCATATCCCTTTCTTATTTTTCACCTATATATTTTATGGGTCATCCTTTGTATTcgcatatcatattatacacctatgcggcacatagaccgtccatagtattcacatatcatattatacacatatgtgtctcatagaccgtccatagtgtttattcataccgtacacctatacatttcatacacaatacatcaatgtatttcatagaccgtccatagaattcaatacacaatatacctattcAAAGACTTGTAAATACAACATAAATATGataaatcatggtaacaataaaaaggGCTTAGATAGGCCTtaaagtcaagcaaatttattaagagcttccaataacatttatagaTTTTAAGTCGGGGATCGcctataaccaccttcacacaaagtggccctgccgcctctccccaatgtatgcgggtggaggtgcaaccatgatagaataaaatctacacaaagcggccatgccgcctcaccacaatctatgcgggtggaggtgtaatcacaataccacaattctaCTCAAAGAGGACAtacccccgaagtcaattatgtggtgcaattatgTGGTAGAAGAATCATTATTTCGGCAGCCGAATGGATTATGTGGGCAGCAAAATTTATTATGTGGTAGCAGAATCGTGATATAGGAAGCAGAATCGCAACAAAATGGCATGTCCATTCCACGATGTAATTCCGTGATAGCATAATCATTCCGTGACCATTATACGATAGAAGAATCATTATGTGGCCAGTAGAATGGccacaaaatattttcaaaattttccaactttctgCTTCACTCCTCGACGaatatgcagtccgcagagtgattctgcaatagTGAAATTGACCGCAGATCCAACCTTTTggaatttgatcataacttcttgtaggagtgtcaaaatgatgaacggtttgaagcgttagagaCTAGAAGCATAAGGCTATAATTTGATAGATATATCACTTCCTAGGTCtttatatttttggtgttgtaTTCATTTGAAGTCAGGTCTTGTTCTAAtagagacatcctttccacttaatatatccaacttgttccacagaAATTCATACCATTCACAAAACCTCTtggtatgttccaacacaccttaaacatgcattttcatttcaaaatgatgtggttctatcctATGGGTCTCCTTCAATACTCGAATATGTTATTCCCACATACCGTTggtgcactttaaaatcttaaattattAGGAAATTATCATGGGGCTTTACACACCTCCTCCTATTTTGGCACCTAGTATTCAGACTGGGCGTGGTGTCAATAGAGGCGGAGCTTAAGGAGGAGGCGAAGTAGCCAAATTCTATGTAGCACTAGACAGGCAGAATGCTGAAGCATCTAACATGTTTTCTCTTAGTTTGTGGTCACCTTGCTTATGTATTAGTTGATCCTGTTTTAACTTTCTCCTATATGTCTCCTTAGTTTTGTGTAAAGTTTGGAAATACACAAGAAACATTAGTGGTTCCGTTTGAGGTTTCCACACTTATATGGGAATCTGTTAAAGTTGAGTATATATTCATGTAATGACCCaattggtcgttttgagtattacagccccctccccccatttactgctcaatttatgctttgtAATTGATAAatgacttgccgggataattggttcgggtccagtgaggttttgaaataaattgagacacttagtctccaagatgaaaattaaagttgaaaaggttggccggatgttgacttatttgtaaacgaccctggaatagaattatgatgattccaatagctctgtatggtgattttggacttaggagcatgtccggaaatatttttggaagtccgtagttaaattaggcttgaaagtGCTATAATAGAAAtttatgtttggaagtttgaccggggagataacttttgatatcgaggtcgaaatcagATTCCGGAAATTTGGATAGATCAGTTAtatcatttacgacttgtgtgcaaaatgtgaagtcaatcagaattgatttgataggtttcggcatcgaacgtgaaagttggaaatttttagtttattacgcttgaattggggtatgattcgtggttctagtgttgtttgaggtcccgggggcctcgggtgagtttcaaatggttaAACGGATCAATGTTTGACTTAGAACAAAGCTGCAAGTTACtacctactgatgcaatcgcacctgcagagtttggctcgtaggtgcgagctcgcagaagcgagtttggaAAACACAGAAGTGAGTAGGGGCTGGTGAGGTAGAGTGCGCATATGCGACCATTTTACCGCACCTGCGAGATCGCAGGCGTGAAGAGAAATGCGTAGAAGCAAAGCAACCAATGTGGACGATTACAGAAGCACACATTTTGTctcacctgcgagaccgcatatgcggctaagctgatcgcaggtgcgacatgcCCTGGACATAATAAATAAGCGGGGTTGCgggattttggcattttatgacatttccaacacgggtttgggcgatttttcagagagaattcacaggAAATCTTGagttaagtcacttgtgatcattgttagtcaatagtattggattatcattgagtatttcgactagattgcatgtttttgaagtgaaattagGGGATTTAGactcaaaataagaatttgataTTTGgaatcgagttgatgtcggaatttggtaaatgtGGTATGGTTGCACTCGTGCTTGAATGGttaaaattaatattttgtaacttttgtcggcttccgagacatgggccccacgggcgattgtttgagttaaattttggattttgtttgaaaattaatattttcttatagaattaatttcaataatttgtattgactgaatcgaattaattatgactagagtCAAGGCGTTTGGATACCGATTCGCGAGGCATAGGCATACCGGAGTAAAGAATTGCACGGttggaggtaagtaacacttctaaacttagttctgagggtataaatctcgaaatttggtgttatataaattattttgagGTGAGGCAcatgatagttgacgagcgtgtggacgtgcaccattgaaattgtgacttgaataaattctgtgaagttataaaaatgaaagaatcatgttattatccaaatattctccacgtgttaggaaattgagaCTCGTATTGAAGATCATGATTAGGCTACGTATTGacattttgggacccacagggtcGTGTTAATGTTGAATATAATTGTACAAAAAATGAatatttcatacttagtcatgttcatccattgtgaggatatttatgggatcggggtgcCCGCAAGCAgtaggccataatggctttatatatatatatatatatatatatatatatatatatatatatatatatatatattattatatggaACGGGGTTTCCCTcttgcagtaggccttataggctttattattatacagaTCGGGACTGCCAGCCATAtcagctttatatcacgcttgggatgAAGGTGCCTCTCCAGATTCTGCAACCCCCACAATGAGCATagatatatattcgggatggacatcccagggcatggactttccTTATTTATATTTGTCATGAATAtctctagacatggatcttgtccgaatcatttacatttggggataaattacctagggctggattggccatatacggtactgagtgactgactgtcagttgataaatatatatatatacgggatgaaaGTTCCCTAGGGTGGAGTggacatatacagtactgagtgatcgAGTAATTTGTgatcgtgagtacacgaggtttttccattgagatgtcatattcctcaaatTATTCAGAATCGATCTATTTTAGTTGTGATGTgttaacttttgaacttgaaagcatgcctacctttctgtattgttatttctatactcGACTATACCTGCGGAGcacgtcactacttttagcccagaggttagtATTGTAACTTATTGAGTtggctgtactcatactatactctgcacttcatatgcagatccaggtgctttcggttacgacgactgttagatctcaaAGTGCTATCAGTTAGAGACTACTAGATCTCAGCAAGGTAGCTACCTAGAGTCTACTGAGCTTGTCTCTCTTTCTTTCCATTATTATACGGTTCTATACTTTCGGACattatttttatcagtcagactttgtattcatttagatgctcatgtactcagtgacaccggattttgggagtgttttgtatctttaattgtgagattttctattgaaataaaatattatattttcaaccttaaaagaaattgcggtttattgagattgtcatcttgcctagtattgagataggcgccaccACGACAGGTGAAATTTTAggccatgacaagttggtatcagagttctaggttgcataggtctcacgagtcatgagcaggtttagtagagtcttgtgaattGGTACaaagacatctatacttatctttgagaggctgtagaacccttaggaaTAATTTCACTTGAAACATAATTtcacttgaaacataactctttgactcttgtattctatcgtgcggaattgactcagcttgaaacataactctttgaattcctttcacgtatTCGTGTGCGCATCtgagcgctcggtattagctGTGAATTGCCGGCTTGTGATTACATAAACGAGGTTCAAGATGAGTATTCAGTGTTTTGGTGATGGCCAATCTGGACGACTTGAGTCCAGGGTTAGACTGAAGCTTAAGCTCAATAGTTTTCGTTGTGCGAACTTGTACGTTTGTACTTATGCGCCCGATtgtgtccctatgagtgaaatttgtggctcgatgagcggttgaatgactTTGTGATGGTTTGAATGGGACGAGAAGTGTTCCTCGAGATGTAAAAAGGGCCATTGCGTGCTTGATGTctatcttgatttgacgtatagtctcgagtattaATGTGttaaaggatctttcacgttgttaaattgtgggagaAATTAAATTTTCATGTCTTATTAACAAGTttggactcaggaagattaagtgattgcatagtaaatGTCACTGgaaaagggtatagcaagataccaatttgaggctatgCAGGTGGGTTATCtaatgcggagtaatctacgtaggtgtattccttataatgttgagtggggagattcttttctaccagcggggtgtatgtgttgagatttgaattttgaatatGGTCGAGAGAGTGGACTTGAGTGACAAGAGAATGAATGtgatcttagcggatgattgaggtatctTATGGTTGGTTttacatgagcttgagaagaagtTTCATTGAACTGACTGTGGTATTATAGCAGtgatagagtatggatattgtgagttatggaacattttgttctatggctttgaggcAAGTGGGGGAGTGTGCTATCACCGATTAAATtttatggttatgtgttgtattggttttggtctgaggcatacttgtggattagttatgacttgtagaggttgagatgGAGAATgagtcgagtaaggaaatttctggatacgggttatattgcactttatgagtgtATAAAAaccatggaatgattaagttgttactTGAAGGATGTAGTTCAAacaaagtatgaatttgattggtagtGTTAAAGCAGGGTTACTTATTTGGGTGTTGTTAAACTAATGGGGAACATGTTTTTTGgaccgtttgggcggtgcaatttggatttgagcaaactgggtgactctcgagagggttctaatggattcaaaatgtatatgtggcaattgaaaatttttcggattGGTATATCACTAGAAccggttatttacattggatggtgtcaggacttgcggtaattatgtatgactatgggccttagggcagtgtagTTATATGTTAGGATGTGttatagtgagctttgggtaaggatcgtggagttctgacaagaaaaagtgtcaacttgagggtaagaAACTTGGAGAAAATAGGACGAGTGGCAGTACACTCTACCAGTTTGGCAACGGTATGATCAGATATTTAGGTACCTATGATGTGGTGAGggtttacagatgttttggtagTGATTTCCTTGGATTTggtgacctgtgtggcttggtcgagttagaggaattcagtctGATatcttggttgtgtgcaaatggatttcaaagtgttcttggtGGTTTCTACaatggtttgagccggatatatcctaccggcatgaggaacatgttgtgtattgtgatttgcTCCTGTATGGGAgaaagaggaaggtttctaactaaccggaatgtaaattgctggtgactcaaaattgataatgagattcttctgcttgtcacatgatggtatgatagatgtggtgtggtgTGGTGTGGTGTGCGGGATTAAGaattacatgtacaaggtggcagttcattcttgaagggaaggtcacaaaTTCTGGACAAAATAgtcagtgttatatatttagatgaatgttataactgctcggtaatccctgagaagggtgtgtaTTTCAAAAGCCACATTGTGTTTGGATtaacggatgttcattggtattgtggtactcacctggttgatagactgctgatattcaaattattgctatatggaacggaagaattatggaagtattcctcgtgggatgatcgtgcatgatagatgtgttagtcattcgagtgttggagttgggatcaattacggtgattcatatgttctatgaatttggagactgggagttctccgaAGCATATTGTTCCAGGGtagcggcctgtttgaggtgagtgttttatttaaactcagtggagacACTAGTTGCActaattatttgtgataactaCACGCTATAaatgcgcatatatgtgaggtttgagcccatgtgtcggCATCgaagcaagtattcatactcggaagaatgattaggctatgatatgcctagagttgactattaaccgtaaagttataacatttctcgtattcgtaactttgttgagaactatctgggctatacttgaggttacaaagaagttGATTCACTAAATAAAccgggtagttactatttctgtgttaacttgccagattgagttgtgatagaacactttgcacatgcctactctatggcgtgttatttatactagTCTAGGAGCAcgtgaatcttatttcatttatcatatacatgtgtacttatttgatttctcttgtatgatatgcttggactggaggcctgtgaccatgccaggcggattatgtttttggcacgtgagttgtctgtgtggatccATATActttgatactatagcacgtgagttattcgtgcgggTGATGTTAATGTTAACTCTAGGAGATTTGGTTACtgttattagattcgtgtgtcttgttTCTACTATACatgatgagctcatagcattgTGATTGTGGTGGTGCTGGTTGAACCTGCGAAAACGGTTCCCTTCTTTGAGACAGTTTTcattttgggtacacggattgcatagtttgtggcttgagttatattggtgtggtatGTCTTTGGAATAGTTATGTTTAATAGtataaggtcattagacctaTAATGTGTACTATCAAGTTTGATTACGATATATtcaggaggataatattgaaagtcggcttagaaggTGATTATGCTTCTCGTTAGGGTGAGAGAGCtctatggctagttgatctgatgagtggttatgagtttttgattgtttctttcatcattggaactgtacgaaggttttggaatgtggttctgttgaatgcggggttttatactagtacttgattggttttgagtagttactgagattaggaatggtgctgcgagtatgcgagttgtgtagtatggtatgtgattatatctgggattatggttatggcttgatacaacttgttcagacttatatagtgtgtagatatgagattcgggtcttgaaaagaatacTGGATATTATAAATTGGGCTccatggtttttgggctaaggttaaattaatggtTTTTAgctatgttgtgttgtcaggcctatgtaGAATAAGGTgatatgggatcacccccgggtatgtgtttggtaaggtggaatagaattttgaaggTTAGGAACAACtctgaggacgaacgtatatttaagtggggtagaatgtaacgacccgactggtcattttgagtattacatccaTGTTCCTCTATTTTCTGCTCAGTTTACGCTTTGcagttgatatatgacttgccggggtaattgggtcgagtccggtgaggttttgaaatgaattgagacacttaatctccaagatgaaaactaaagatgaaaaggttgaccggatgttgacttatgtgtaaacaatcctGAAATAGAtatatgatgattccaatagctccgaatggttattttggacttaggagcgtgtccgtaaacttatttggaagtccgtaattaaaataggcttgaaatagctaaaatagaaatttaagtttggaggttagactgggagttgactttttgatatcagggtcggaatccgattctggaaatttgaataggtctgtaatgttatttatgacttgtatgcaaaatgtgaggtcaatcggacttgatttgataggtttcggcatcgaatgtagaagttggaaatattTAGttttattaggtttgaattggggtaggATTCGTGGTTCTAGCGTTGGTTGATGTGATGTgaagtttcaactaagttcgtatgatattttagcacTTCTTGttgtatttggttgaagtcccatGGGCCTCggttgagttttggatggttaaacGGATCAAagttggacttagaacaaagctggaaGTTGTagcctactgatgcaatcgcacttgcggagtttggttcgcatgtgcgagcccgcagatgtgaGCCTGGAAAGAGCAGAAGCGAGTAGGGGCTGGTGAGGCAGAGTGCGCTGGTGTGAGCATTTTACCACACCTTCGAGGTCACAGGCGTGAAGAAAAGCGCGAAGAAGCGGAGGCAGCACTGTGGACGATCGCAGAAGAGGACATTTTGTCGCacttgcgagaccgcagatgtggAGAAGTTGATCGCAAGTGCGACATGCCCTGGACAGAATAAATTGGAGGGGTTGCgggattttggaatttttggacatttccaacatggcttttggcaatgttgcagagagaattcacgggaaatcttgaggtaagtcacttgtgataattgttagtcaataatattggattatcattgagtatttcgactagattacatgtttttgaaaTGAAATTAAGAGATTTGGACCTAGGggtttcaaaataagaatttgagatttggaggccgagttgatGTTAGAATTTAGtagatttggtatggttggactcgtggttgaatgggcattcatattttgtaacttttgtcgggttccgagatgtgggccccataagagatgtttgagttaaatttcgaattttgttcgaaaattagtattttttatggaattaatttcaataatttgtattgattgaatggaattaattatgactagattcgaggcgtttggataccgattcgcgaggaaaaggcatagcggagtaaagtaTTGCACGGTTGGAGGTatgtaatacttctaaacttggttctgagtgtatgaatccccgaatttggtgttatataaattgtttggaggtgaggCACCCGATAGTTGTCGActgtgtggacgtgcaccattgttgtgacttgaataaattctgtgaagttgtaaaaattaatgaatcatgttattatgctaatattctccacgtgttaggaaattgagttgagactcgtattCAAGATCATGATTAGGCTACGTGCAAATATTTTTGGACCcacagggtcgtgttgctgttgaatttaattattttaaaaatgtatatttcatactcaatcatgttcatccattgtgaggatatttatgggatcggggttgcccgcctacaataggccatattggctttatatatattattattatatggaacgaggatgcccgcctgcagcatgccttataggatttattattatacggatcgggactgtcATCCTGCAGTAGCCTATATCGGCTTTATATtactcttgggctgaaggagcccctccggagtctgtaacccccatagtgagcgtagatgattatatattcgggatggacttcctagggcatggacttgccttatttatatttGTCATGAATTTCTCTAGACATGGATCTTATCCGAATcttttacatttggggataaattacccaggCTGGATTGatcttatacggtactgagtcactgactgtcagttgatgtatatatatatacgtgaTGAAATTTccgtgggctggattggccatatacaatattaAGTGACCGAGTAATTTTTAATCGTGTGAACACAAGTGTTTTCCACTAAGATGTCataatcctcaaattattcagaattgatctattttacttgtactgaatTAACTGTAGAACTTGAAAGGATGCCTACCtttatgtactgttatttctatactggactatacttgcggagctcgtcactactttcagcccagagactagtcttgttacttattgagttggtttactcatactacactctacaacTCATGTGTTATATCTCaaagtgctatcagttggagactagcAATGTAGATGTCTGGATTccactgaccttgtctctctttcttttggttattatactgttctatactttcagacagtgtttttatcagtcagactttgtattcatttcgatgctcatgtacttagtgacaccgggttttgggagtgttttgtatttgtaattgtgaggttttctatggaaataaaatattatgttttcaaccttaaaagaaaTTGCGGTTTATttagattgtcggcttgcctagtattgagataggtaccatcatgacaagtgagattttgggttgtgaattCAAAAATTGCATTATCACAGTTCAGGGCAGAGAAAAATTAGTCGATTTGAACTTTTtagatatggtagactttgacatCATAgctggcatggattggttatcttcttTTCATGCTATAGTTGATTGCCACGCGAAGACGATTAAATTCTCATTTATTGGGGAAGATCCAGTTATAATTAGAGGTGAAGGGGGTACGCCTGtgggtaagtttatttcttaccttaagtctAGAAAACTAGTGAGCAACGGATGTTTGGCATATGCAGCACATGTACGTGATATGAAAGTTGAATCCCCAGTTCTTGAATCAGTACTGATTGTGAACGAACTTTTTGACGTGTTCCCGAATGATCTCCTAGGGATACCACCAGACAAGGAGATTGAGTTTGGAATAGACACAttgccaggaactcaaccaatctcGATTCCTCCTTACATAATGGCTCTAACTAAGCTAAATGAACTCAAGAAGCAGTTACAAGACCTCttagataagggttttattcgaCCTAGTGTTTCACCCTGGGGTTCTCCAGTGTTGTTCGGGAAGAATAAGgttactatcaaaaataaatatccactaCCCATgatagatgacttatttgatcagttgtagggtgccaagtatttctcaaaAATAGATCTGAGATCGGGATACCATCATTTAAAAATCAGAGAAGCTAACATCTCCAAAACAGCCTTCAGGATCTGATACGATCACTATGATtttttagtgatgtcctttgggttaaCCAATGCACCAGCAActtttatggatttaatgaacaGTCTTCAAGACTTTCTTAGATacctttgtcatagtatttatcgatgatattttggtgtattcCCGTAGCCGAAAAGAGCATGAGAATCTTTTGAGAATAGTTCTTCAAATATTCAAGGAGCATTAGCTTTATGCCAAATTTTCCAAATGTGAATTTTTGCTCGATACAGTTATATTTTTGGGACACGTGGTCTCAAAAGAAGGCATTAGAGTACACCCATAGAAAATAGAAGCAGTT contains:
- the LOC138891622 gene encoding uncharacterized protein, which codes for MVDFDIIAGMDWLSSFHAIVDCHAKTIKFSFIGEDPVIIRGEGGTPVGKFISYLKSRKLVSNGCLAYAAHVRDMKVESPVLESVLIVNELFDVFPNDLLGIPPDKEIEFGIDTLPGTQPISIPPYIMALTKLNELKKQLQDLLDKGFIRPSVSPWGSPVLFGKNKVTIKNKYPLPMIDDLFDQL
- the LOC117277332 gene encoding uncharacterized protein, with the translated sequence MFVSLGCLETKSTELIGFRLEDVTGQWWRGYKKARDSTLPPLTWPQFKEAFRAKLFPNNQMDELRRQFEDLKQGTMSVTEYETEFTNLEEYAPNLIPTEREKLRRIIECLNPHMAKDMTSHHGDNTYFQVVNIATRKEEFGKIAREAR